One window from the genome of Fibrobacter sp. UWB4 encodes:
- a CDS encoding toxin-antitoxin system YwqK family antitoxin, with product MKLRHLIVFFAILCYFAGCTVERAEEHILARHANGVKKTSIWVYPDGTILKRNEWYNDGIKELEIPYEDSLPHGEFKRWTGFGDVAMVGRYNKGKKDGKWTVYYQNKKVEAVQFYKDDHPVGDWEGYHHNGVKAIEWHYDDNGNHIGVWKHFHDNGVLAEENRCHEANGYVKRFGRNCKITEYYDCVNGYLEGNYKKYYESYGPVDSAAGNCEQAQIMEEGVIQSQFAPLPLTFYRADGSLIKKIKSSFFKGREKIQWFDENNNIVRESSFIAEDSTNKSEVTGIAYGTCANSSTLFCAETLFVHSEKPNGTLDSCTLSHKDDFKKSIGKYPATLRYIQKGHVLLYEELWVREDSTADSSHSTPHIQTSRSFYPDSMGGRMASEGFWQTDADGNSKRHGIWRNWYPSGILKDSLNYVNGERVGDQFSYDSTGKLTIHKTEAGKNRPVIMHILGN from the coding sequence ATGAAACTCCGTCATTTAATCGTCTTTTTTGCCATTTTATGCTATTTCGCCGGCTGTACAGTCGAGCGGGCTGAAGAACATATCCTCGCAAGGCACGCTAACGGCGTCAAAAAGACATCCATCTGGGTCTACCCCGACGGCACCATCCTCAAGCGTAACGAATGGTACAACGACGGCATCAAGGAACTCGAAATCCCCTACGAAGACAGCCTCCCGCACGGGGAATTCAAGCGCTGGACAGGCTTTGGCGATGTTGCGATGGTCGGGCGCTACAACAAAGGGAAAAAAGACGGCAAGTGGACGGTTTACTACCAGAACAAGAAAGTCGAAGCGGTCCAGTTCTATAAAGACGACCACCCTGTTGGCGACTGGGAAGGCTATCATCACAATGGGGTAAAAGCAATTGAATGGCATTACGACGACAACGGGAACCACATCGGAGTGTGGAAACATTTTCACGACAACGGAGTACTTGCCGAAGAAAATAGATGCCATGAAGCCAACGGATATGTCAAGCGTTTTGGGAGAAACTGCAAAATCACGGAATACTACGATTGCGTGAACGGCTATTTAGAAGGCAATTACAAAAAATACTACGAATCATACGGACCCGTTGATTCTGCCGCCGGAAATTGCGAACAAGCGCAAATCATGGAAGAGGGGGTTATACAAAGTCAATTCGCTCCATTGCCTCTAACATTCTACAGGGCAGACGGTTCCCTCATCAAAAAAATCAAGTCAAGCTTTTTCAAGGGGCGTGAAAAAATACAGTGGTTCGACGAGAACAACAACATTGTCCGAGAAAGCAGTTTTATTGCGGAAGATTCCACAAATAAATCCGAAGTTACCGGCATCGCTTATGGAACCTGCGCAAATTCATCAACGCTATTCTGTGCCGAAACCTTATTCGTCCATTCAGAAAAACCCAATGGTACCCTCGACTCTTGCACTTTAAGTCACAAGGACGATTTCAAGAAAAGCATCGGCAAATATCCGGCAACGCTCCGCTACATTCAAAAAGGGCACGTTCTTTTGTACGAAGAACTCTGGGTACGCGAGGATAGCACCGCCGATAGCTCGCACAGCACACCGCATATTCAAACAAGCCGCAGTTTCTACCCAGACAGCATGGGCGGCAGAATGGCAAGCGAAGGTTTTTGGCAAACAGACGCAGACGGAAACTCCAAGCGTCACGGCATCTGGCGCAACTGGTACCCGAGCGGCATATTGAAGGACAGCCTCAACTACGTGAACGGGGAACGCGTTGGCGACCAATTCAGCTACGATAGCACCGGAAAGCTCACGATACATAAAACAGAGGCCGGCAAGAACCGGCCCGTGATAATGCACATATTAGGAAATTAA
- a CDS encoding type II secretion system protein, with amino-acid sequence MTKLLKNKKGFGIVEILVAAAVLGFMYMAVLNLQGGNHDALLRIRGRDGAIEVAQQVLDSLKSIGIAAIPSKSLSDTTFEVPDINRKWARGLGDSATVTYSPMVTVAPTQNYTSQSSSQFETVSHIYAKQVKVRVSWNFKGSTQSIEVSSVIR; translated from the coding sequence ATGACGAAACTTTTGAAAAATAAGAAAGGCTTCGGTATTGTAGAGATCCTGGTCGCAGCTGCGGTCCTTGGTTTTATGTATATGGCGGTGCTCAATCTCCAAGGCGGTAACCACGATGCCCTGTTGCGCATTCGCGGGCGCGATGGTGCCATTGAAGTTGCACAGCAGGTTTTGGATTCCCTTAAGTCTATAGGGATTGCGGCGATCCCGTCGAAGTCTCTTTCCGATACGACTTTTGAAGTTCCCGATATCAACCGCAAATGGGCTCGTGGCCTTGGCGATTCTGCAACGGTGACTTATTCGCCGATGGTGACTGTTGCCCCGACTCAGAATTACACGTCGCAATCATCGTCGCAGTTCGAGACGGTATCGCACATTTATGCTAAACAGGTGAAAGTCAGGGTTTCCTGGAACTTTAAGGGTTCCACGCAGTCTATTGAAGTCTCGAGTGTAATTAGATGA